TGTTCATGTTTTCATATATGAATCATAATATCCACTTGTCTTTCTGCTCTTATGAGTCTTATAAGGAGAAGTTTTGGAGCTGTCTTATTTTAGTTTCAGCTTCGGATTCAAGCAAGGATGTCCAATTAACTGTAACCAAATGAGTTTGTCTGTTCATCTCTCTTATCATTTCCTGTAATAAAATGTTACACTAATGTGTGCAAGTAGCTTAACACTATTCACAAGTAcagaaaattttgtatttttttttaatggtttgTGAGTTCTTTGTAATGGGGTCTGCTCCAGCACACTGAACTGACAGAATGTGATGGAAGATTCTTGCGGATATGTAAAAATGTGCATGTGTTGGAATGATATAAGATGGATTTGATTGGCGAAGATTCATGAGCACCACTTGTTGAGAATCATTGTTTGGTCCTGGGCCATAAGGAATTCTGGTTGCAGAGTTgtttattgatattatcataTTCTATTACTGTTGTATACCTCAAGGATGTTTATCTGTGGCCTTATACTTCACATGCTCTTCTCATATTTGTTTCTGTTTAATATAACAGTGTATGGCTTCTTGGCCCACTGCATTTTCAAGGTTTTTTTTTGCTTGTCGTTTCTTCTATGATTGCACCGTCACGGATCAATGGTAGAATCCTTTAATATATGACATTTTGCAGAGAAAATATATCCTTATGGTTTTTGAAATGCAGTTATGAAATTCAGATCATGTATAATTATATGTAGTGTCAATAAATCATGTGTAAATCAGTATTAGAAAATGTTGATGGCATTACAAGGGATGAATCAGAGGGTGGGATTTTGTTTCTGAATCTCTGGATCTATGCATTGTCCTATTTATTTGTACTACGACATTCCATAAATCTTTATCAACTTTTTTCCAGAACTGTATCACTGTTGCATTATACTGCAAGTACCCTTCTCCTACCCAAATCTGTGCAACAATGTTATACAATAAGAAAGTGATAAGCTCGAAAGTATACATATTCAAAGTGAATTATTCACACAAATAGaacatttctttccttttctttctccaATGATACAATGGAAGTTTTATTTACGATAATAGGACATTTTTACCTGTATTAGttcataatttagtttttcaataaTCGAATTTTTGACATGTTTTAGtgtacatgataaaaataagtcaaaagTGCTAATCCAAGAACATGTTTAAAATTCAGTtatctaaaaatcaaattttgaattaacaCAATGCgttatttcagaaaaaaaataaataaaatgtgcTATTTGTATGAAAAATTCTCTGAAAGTAGAGAACACAACCGTTCAAGATAGGATATGGAATGAAGTTATCTTCCAATGCCAATGCAACACaaccgttttttttttttttttttttttttatataagtgtAGGCTTTAAAGTAAATTGTTCCTATATCTCTcgttttcaaaagaatattaattagttttcaaatttatatctGACTTCTTCACTAATTTCGAATTAATTTACacatttttcatgaaaataaaagtggTAAACAATAAATTGACGTTAATgtgaagtaaaaataaaaagatatttactaTTGAATGAATTAGGAATGAGCATGCAAATTTGTCTAGTTTTGACTTACCAAAAATAAGTTGGGTGGTTGATATGCATAAATCTGTGGATCGCTTTTTGTGATTCATCCTGCATAATTTCAGCCTTATCCATGGAcaagatttgaaaagaaaaaaaaaaaaacttcatcaATAATATTGAGAACTTTTTCATGTTTTCCGTCAAGAAACAATGAAGTTGAAAGAGTTGGATTTGAAACAAGGCCGGGAGATTATAAGTTTAACTCCTTCGTTAACAGAAATTAACGATTAACatcgataaaaaaaagaatatttttttttagacaAAATGATattacacaatttaaaaaattaaatattaaggatttttcatttatgttaagtaaataagaaaacagtaaaaaaatattaaagtagaAAGAAAAGTAAAGTCTAAATAAATATGTAAGCAAATAGCATTCATAATTGTTAATGCAATCAATATTCATTAATTAGTAAAAGCATGTAACAATATGATATTAATGAAACAGCCCATGGAAATATTAAATCCTGTTTaactcaaataattataaataataataataaataattaaaggaaaaaacTTCTTATGGGATGAGTCGATGGATTGAAATGTCTAATCAATTTGGACGAATCAAATGATCAGCTTCTTTTATCACATCTATTCTTGGTTTGACATGAAAGTCTTATAAGACACTTTAAAAAACAAGTAGTCCAATAGTTGAAATagattaaagagaaaaattatctttttaaaaaatttattttgataaatttgacaaaatttctataaatggaattaaagtaaattaaattttttattaaaaactataaaattacattaaataatcaATAAGATATATGTCACACTggattatatttaatttgagaaGTGTTGAAACTTATATTTAACACttcaaatatttacatattggATTAATTTGAGAAGCCAGTTTAACCAGGGCATAACATAAGTGATGAATTACAAGGGACGCAGCTAAAACAACTAAAACTACATGTTTTATTGGCGTTTTGTACTCGTTTCCATGTCATACAAAAGTTAACGACCTATATGAATTTGCTTTCAATATTGTAATGTATTAAGGATGTATTTGCCACAATTTGTGTTCATCGACCACATAACCAGACTCTGTTCATTCAATGGAACAAATATACAAACATCACGAGTCCTTAATTATCTTCTACCCTGCTCCATTTTCGAAGAACATAATAAGCAAAGCAAGTAGCAGACCAAGAATTTGTTGCCATTCATATTAGAAATTACGAAAGTGATGTTCAACATTGAAGCATTGAAGCATGAATATGTACAGAATAATGGAAGCAAACAAGAAAACTAGATATCCGGAAAGGGCTAAAAGCAAAGAGTGACTCTTTAAAAACAAAGTTTTGAACTATCCCCAAGTAGCCCAGTTAGCTTCACTTCCAACACGCGGCATCATTTGGATCTTTGATTGAGAATCAACGTTGAAGTTTGCCCCACACATAACCCCCTCGCTATCAATTCTGGGCATTGCTTTCATCTTCCTCGTTGGATGTTCAAAGTTCATCAGACCATGTTCACTGTGAAACATACACCCTGCAATTCCAACCAAAGTCATGCCTTTTCCAAATGCTACATTCCAAAACCAGATTGAGAGAAATCACATTTACATACCAGTTGGAAATGGTGCGAATGATTTAGCACAACTTGCTTTTATAATGTCCAGATTCTCAGAAATCACTACCGAACCATCGGCTGCAACACCCCAGTAGAGCCCGATCTGGCCATCGGAACCCTGATCAAACAGATACAAGATGTGGGTAACTATACATTGTTCTGAAATCATACATTACATGTTCCAGTATGAAGAGATTAAGGAAAGAGACTTACAGATGCAACAAAAACAGTTCGATGGTTGTTGTCAAAGATCAGAAATCCAAAACTGCCTTCGAGTTGAATGAGGACTTGATCGGCAGGGTATGGACCCCTGTCTCGAAGAGTTCGATATGCTTCGGTGATAAACATGGCCTCGTTTGTTCCCTTTGATAGCCCATACTGCTTGTTCAGCCTACTAAGGTTGTGCAAGCCACCCATGAAAACGCAGTATATGTCATCCAAACCACTGAACAACCTTTGATGGGTGGAATTGTTGTTTGAAGGGGAATAGGCTAGCAATGCATCATTTCCGAAGCACATTGAGAAAGCTTTGGAGGAATTGGAGGACATGAAATCATTCACGATTTCATTGCTGGGCTTAGGCTTAGTGCACGAACTCAAAGAAGCTGGACTCTTCAGCTCCTTCGG
This portion of the Vigna unguiculata cultivar IT97K-499-35 chromosome 6, ASM411807v1, whole genome shotgun sequence genome encodes:
- the LOC114187237 gene encoding stem-specific protein TSJT1-like → MLGIFKEKLFNAPKELKSPASLSSCTKPKPSNEIVNDFMSSNSSKAFSMCFGNDALLAYSPSNNNSTHQRLFSGLDDIYCVFMGGLHNLSRLNKQYGLSKGTNEAMFITEAYRTLRDRGPYPADQVLIQLEGSFGFLIFDNNHRTVFVASGSDGQIGLYWGVAADGSVVISENLDIIKASCAKSFAPFPTGCMFHSEHGLMNFEHPTRKMKAMPRIDSEGVMCGANFNVDSQSKIQMMPRVGSEANWATWG